A single window of Candidatus Methanomethylicota archaeon DNA harbors:
- a CDS encoding DUF2099 family protein, whose product MNDEHIMEALGKTKIVIRNGKIVEIGEPMINFCPLAAKFNQPVKNFSKDEIKKNIEYRIVQFGMFTKNRIVISDEDFVPFGASELISLGLKKSIIDGAVVVCDGAGTVITKNPKLVQGIGGRMSGLIKTSPIKEVIDRIEKEGGIVLDKENATINQVAGTELAYKLGLSNIAVTVVNAKDAEIIRKNFPNTLIFATHLTGISKEEAEILVNVCDLITSCASKWIREIAGKKAILQAGVSIPVFVMSKKGKQLILTKLEELNHQFIVKLEKLPYIGSNQPSPLV is encoded by the coding sequence ATGAATGATGAACATATAATGGAGGCATTAGGTAAAACTAAAATAGTAATTCGTAATGGTAAAATAGTTGAAATTGGAGAACCTATGATAAATTTTTGCCCTCTTGCAGCTAAATTTAATCAACCAGTAAAAAATTTTTCAAAAGATGAAATTAAAAAAAATATAGAATATAGAATTGTGCAATTTGGTATGTTTACAAAAAATAGAATTGTTATCTCTGATGAAGATTTTGTACCTTTTGGAGCTTCTGAATTAATAAGTCTTGGTCTTAAAAAATCTATTATAGATGGTGCTGTTGTAGTATGTGATGGTGCAGGTACTGTAATTACAAAAAATCCTAAATTAGTACAAGGAATAGGAGGTAGAATGTCTGGTTTAATTAAAACAAGTCCAATAAAAGAAGTTATTGATAGAATAGAAAAAGAAGGAGGAATTGTATTAGATAAAGAAAATGCTACTATAAATCAAGTAGCAGGAACAGAATTAGCATATAAATTAGGATTATCAAATATTGCAGTAACTGTAGTAAATGCAAAAGATGCTGAAATTATAAGAAAAAATTTTCCCAATACTTTAATATTTGCAACTCATTTAACAGGTATATCTAAAGAAGAAGCTGAAATTTTAGTAAATGTATGTGATTTAATAACTAGTTGTGCTTCAAAATGGATTAGAGAAATTGCAGGAAAAAAAGCTATACTACAAGCAGGAGTCTCAATACCTGTATTTGTAATGAGTAAAAAAGGAAAACAACTTATATTAACTAAACTTGAAGAATTAAATCATCAATTTATAGTTAAATTAGAAAAACTTCCATATATTGGAAGTAATCAACCTTCACCACTTGTTTGA
- a CDS encoding winged helix-turn-helix domain-containing protein, with amino-acid sequence MKWMDIFPWKKNVKVYGTIEWLVDYYYEGPPPIVIEYLNRKKEFYEKFVKLLDIKKVKDARVVFFAKKNAIDLKFIEISTSFGIYMTINEDLLIKAINGEDLFEINSVIIKNFRNREVLKNCKNEILELLNNECLTLNEIIERLSFKYEKNTIKNQVRNLLLHGKILKLCRLNTGEVIYGLPGKIYKIRDNLSKESKKKYIRKLILNLIKSKPMNYLEIMEIIGLSKNLITSTLRELRKKGMIKKEGDKWIFQTSGEG; translated from the coding sequence ATGAAATGGATGGATATTTTTCCTTGGAAAAAAAATGTAAAAGTTTATGGCACAATAGAATGGTTAGTAGATTATTATTATGAAGGCCCCCCTCCTATAGTAATTGAATATTTAAATAGAAAAAAAGAATTTTATGAAAAATTTGTTAAACTCTTAGATATTAAGAAAGTAAAAGATGCAAGAGTAGTATTTTTTGCTAAAAAAAATGCAATTGATTTAAAATTTATAGAAATTTCAACAAGTTTTGGTATATATATGACAATTAATGAAGATTTATTAATAAAAGCAATTAATGGTGAAGATCTTTTTGAAATAAATTCAGTTATAATTAAAAATTTTAGAAATAGAGAAGTTTTAAAAAATTGTAAAAATGAAATATTAGAATTATTAAATAATGAATGCCTTACTCTTAATGAAATAATAGAACGTTTAAGTTTTAAATATGAAAAAAATACTATAAAAAATCAAGTTAGGAATTTACTTTTACATGGAAAAATATTAAAATTATGTAGATTGAATACTGGTGAAGTTATATATGGATTACCTGGAAAAATTTATAAAATAAGAGATAATTTATCCAAAGAATCAAAAAAGAAGTATATTAGAAAATTAATTTTAAATTTAATAAAATCTAAGCCTATGAATTATTTAGAAATTATGGAAATAATTGGATTAAGTAAAAATTTAATAACTTCAACTTTGAGAGAATTAAGAAAAAAAGGTATGATAAAAAAAGAAGGAGATAAATGGATTTTTCAAACAAGTGGTGAAGGTTGA
- a CDS encoding nucleotidyltransferase domain-containing protein yields the protein MKFDIYIEEGLKALMEKHMEIVKKIKEIALSRVPDAKVYLFGSIIEGKYTAASDIDVLIITSISKEKAYELKALIYKEIDAPIQLHIANPSQLQWYTKFINKMIEV from the coding sequence ATGAAATTTGATATTTATATTGAAGAAGGATTAAAAGCTTTAATGGAAAAGCATATGGAGATTGTGAAGAAAATAAAAGAAATTGCTCTAAGTCGTGTACCTGATGCTAAAGTATATTTATTTGGATCTATCATTGAGGGAAAATATACAGCAGCTAGTGACATAGATGTATTAATAATAACAAGTATAAGTAAGGAGAAAGCTTATGAATTAAAAGCACTTATTTATAAGGAAATAGATGCACCTATACAATTACATATAGCAAATCCATCTCAATTACAATGGTATACTAAGTTTATAAATAAAATGATTGAAGTTTAA
- a CDS encoding PIN domain-containing protein has product MKLLDTNILVENIKKGVFETGSISIITLIEVLRGLKSEKRVRTKKLLEESFEVLPLSNEVILKYCELYDGLKQKGMLISEADLLIAATAIVNGKTLVTKDKDFERILDMGLMLEIRND; this is encoded by the coding sequence ATGAAACTCTTGGATACTAATATCTTAGTGGAAAACATTAAGAAGGGAGTTTTTGAAACAGGATCTATTTCAATAATTACGTTAATAGAAGTGCTTAGAGGACTTAAGTCAGAAAAGAGGGTTAGGACTAAGAAGCTACTTGAGGAGAGCTTTGAAGTACTTCCATTGAGCAATGAAGTGATACTTAAGTACTGTGAACTATATGATGGTCTTAAGCAAAAGGGAATGCTGATATCTGAAGCTGATTTGTTAATAGCAGCTACAGCCATAGTTAATGGCAAGACGCTTGTGACTAAGGACAAAGATTTCGAGCGAATATTAGACATGGGATTGATGCTTGAGATAAGGAATGATTGA
- the purE gene encoding 5-(carboxyamino)imidazole ribonucleotide mutase, whose protein sequence is MPKVAIIIGSKKDWEYMKDALNILKEFGIETEVKILSAHRTLEHTFEFSKKAIENGFEVIIAGAGLAAHLPGVIASITHLPVIGVPIPSEPLKGIDSLLSIVQMPSGIPVATVGIGNSKNAAILAIRILSLKYKELENKLKDYMEKMKKEVLSEKLEFN, encoded by the coding sequence ATGCCTAAAGTTGCAATAATTATAGGAAGTAAAAAAGATTGGGAATATATGAAAGATGCTTTAAATATTTTAAAAGAATTTGGGATAGAAACAGAAGTTAAAATTTTATCTGCACATAGAACTCTTGAACATACATTTGAATTTTCTAAAAAAGCTATTGAAAATGGTTTTGAAGTAATAATAGCTGGTGCTGGTTTAGCAGCTCATCTTCCTGGAGTAATTGCTTCAATTACACATTTACCAGTAATAGGAGTACCCATACCTTCAGAACCATTAAAAGGAATAGATTCTTTACTTTCAATTGTACAAATGCCATCAGGTATTCCTGTAGCTACAGTTGGAATAGGAAATTCAAAAAATGCAGCAATTTTAGCTATTCGTATATTAAGTTTAAAATATAAAGAATTAGAGAATAAATTAAAAGATTATATGGAAAAAATGAAAAAAGAAGTATTATCAGAAAAATTAGAATTTAATTAA
- a CDS encoding ATP-binding protein, which yields MLKCHYCSSESSTYIKYAKMHLCKEHFINFIDRKIESSLKRYKMLEKKSKLLLAISGGKDSIVMLNSLSKLKLNILALYLDLGLGNYSNEAKKICEEITSILGVNFITISLKDLIGIDLPSLAKKAHRPYCSVCGIVKRYLLNIAALYSKVDKIAMGHHLDDLLTFIFKNFIIQRMEDISKLGPKTESMEGLIGRIRPLYEVSEEETRLYVEFSNLPYLESKCPYMFRGDLEILLRDFINKLEDNFPGIKISMIRYIAKNINKFKIESKWSYCKNCGHPSISEYCSFCKITKKAIGEMYGNIVKEKIAKIISYN from the coding sequence ATGTTAAAATGCCATTATTGTTCTTCTGAATCTTCTACATATATAAAATATGCTAAAATGCATTTATGTAAAGAACATTTCATAAATTTTATTGATAGAAAAATAGAATCCTCACTTAAAAGATATAAAATGTTAGAAAAAAAATCAAAATTACTTTTAGCTATATCTGGTGGAAAAGATAGTATAGTTATGTTAAATTCTTTATCAAAATTAAAATTAAATATTCTTGCATTATATCTTGATTTAGGTCTTGGAAATTATTCTAATGAAGCTAAAAAAATTTGTGAAGAAATTACTTCAATTTTAGGTGTAAACTTCATTACCATAAGTCTTAAGGATTTGATTGGAATTGATTTACCAAGTTTAGCAAAAAAAGCTCATAGACCATATTGTAGTGTATGTGGAATAGTTAAAAGATATTTATTAAACATTGCTGCTTTATATTCTAAAGTTGATAAAATTGCCATGGGACATCATCTTGATGATTTACTTACATTTATTTTTAAGAATTTTATAATTCAAAGAATGGAAGATATTTCTAAGCTTGGACCAAAAACTGAAAGTATGGAAGGATTAATTGGAAGAATAAGACCTCTATATGAAGTATCAGAAGAAGAAACTCGATTATATGTAGAATTCTCTAATCTACCTTATTTAGAATCTAAATGTCCATATATGTTTAGAGGAGATTTAGAGATTTTATTAAGAGATTTTATTAATAAATTAGAAGATAATTTTCCTGGTATTAAAATATCTATGATTAGATATATTGCTAAAAATATTAATAAATTTAAGATAGAAAGTAAATGGTCTTATTGTAAAAATTGTGGCCATCCTTCAATATCAGAATATTGTTCATTTTGTAAAATAACTAAAAAAGCAATAGGTGAAATGTATGGAAATATTGTAAAAGAAAAAATTGCTAAAATTATTTCTTATAACTGA
- the thiW gene encoding energy coupling factor transporter S component ThiW — MSKSKRIALSSFLIALGVVLSIFPGPIPIGPTKVFPFQHMINVISGILFGPINAGIIAFTIGILRISIGTGTIFAIPGGVPGALIVGFIYHYIKKSNIVSFTEPIGTAIGALISALLIVPIIGGPNMPPFLGITIQWQLFIIYFLMSSIPGSIIGFFIMAVLRRVGIVSKI, encoded by the coding sequence ATGTCTAAAAGTAAAAGAATTGCACTTTCATCTTTTTTAATAGCATTAGGAGTAGTTCTTTCAATATTTCCTGGTCCAATACCAATAGGTCCAACAAAAGTCTTTCCATTTCAACATATGATAAATGTAATATCTGGAATATTATTTGGACCAATTAATGCTGGAATAATTGCTTTTACCATAGGAATTCTTAGAATATCCATAGGAACTGGCACAATTTTTGCAATACCTGGAGGTGTACCAGGTGCTCTTATTGTTGGCTTTATTTATCATTATATTAAGAAGAGTAATATTGTTTCTTTTACTGAACCAATTGGTACTGCTATAGGCGCACTAATCAGTGCTCTTCTCATAGTCCCAATTATAGGAGGGCCTAATATGCCTCCTTTCTTAGGTATTACAATTCAATGGCAACTCTTTATAATATACTTTTTAATGAGTAGTATACCTGGATCTATAATTGGTTTTTTCATAATGGCAGTTCTTAGGAGAGTTGGAATTGTTAGTAAAATTTAA
- a CDS encoding tyrosine-type recombinase/integrase, with product MKEQKFKLKDIPSWNEVEKLVTTMIKKYKLNEVSLRDLCLIGLLATTGMRTSELLVLTPLDFNFKEGLINIKQLKKRGEFIRQTAISPDLKPYLEKYVSLFNENENIFKLTRRQVLNITHKYTEEILGKKFRNHAFRHAYAIRILEKTRDVELCRRLIGHAKIETVKIYLDFTIKDRINEVLEAIKINQK from the coding sequence ATGAAAGAACAAAAATTTAAACTCAAAGACATTCCTTCTTGGAATGAAGTTGAAAAACTTGTAACTACAATGATTAAAAAATATAAATTAAATGAAGTTTCATTAAGAGACTTATGTTTAATTGGATTATTAGCAACAACTGGTATGAGAACTTCTGAACTTTTAGTTTTAACACCTTTAGATTTTAACTTTAAAGAAGGACTTATTAATATAAAGCAATTAAAAAAGAGAGGAGAATTCATTAGACAAACTGCTATTAGTCCAGATTTAAAGCCATATTTAGAAAAATATGTAAGTCTTTTTAATGAAAATGAAAATATATTTAAATTAACAAGAAGACAAGTCTTAAACATTACTCATAAATATACTGAAGAAATTTTAGGAAAAAAATTCAGAAATCATGCATTTAGACATGCTTATGCTATTAGAATTTTAGAAAAAACAAGAGATGTTGAATTATGTAGAAGATTAATTGGTCATGCTAAAATTGAGACAGTGAAAATATACTTAGACTTTACTATTAAAGATAGGATAAATGAAGTTTTAGAAGCTATAAAAATAAATCAAAAATAA
- a CDS encoding radical SAM protein: protein MLINPPITTNLETASILGLKAPPLGLAYIAGVLEKEGYDVKIIDASALDISNEKLGLILKKESPDVIGVTSTTPTIYDAMKTIVTAKKYCPDSITVMGGYHITFLPEETMMECPELDIGVIGEGEATIIDLLKYLEGRKSISEVDGIVYRKEGKIIKNKPRKLIENLDEIPFPARHLLPLDRYTILGERHRLGNVMTSRGCPFRCIFCSSSLFYGRRFRARSPKNVVDEIEELVYKYNIKSIEIVDDTFTINIKRAWEIAKEIINRGLDIWWACGARVDLVTKGLLKIFKKAGCEVIYYGIESGSEKVLKILKKGITLEQVKKAVKWAKEVSLEVVGSFIIGTPGETKEDVMKTIKFAKDCDLDFAQFTAMTPYPGTEVYEVAKKEGLLLTKDWSKYTTILPVMRTKELSEKEISSLIDKAYKSFYLRPKFIIKQLMKGRFKWIFPVIKNYLLRRK from the coding sequence GTGCTCATCAATCCACCTATAACTACAAATTTAGAAACAGCTTCTATTCTAGGTCTTAAAGCTCCTCCACTAGGGCTTGCATATATTGCTGGAGTTTTAGAAAAAGAAGGATATGATGTTAAAATTATTGATGCTTCAGCACTTGATATTTCTAATGAAAAACTAGGATTAATATTAAAAAAAGAATCTCCAGATGTAATAGGTGTGACTTCAACTACACCTACAATTTATGATGCTATGAAAACAATAGTCACAGCAAAAAAATATTGTCCAGATTCAATAACTGTAATGGGCGGATATCACATCACTTTTTTACCTGAAGAAACTATGATGGAATGTCCAGAATTAGATATAGGTGTGATTGGTGAAGGTGAAGCAACAATAATAGATTTATTAAAATATTTAGAAGGAAGAAAATCCATATCTGAAGTTGATGGTATAGTATATAGAAAAGAAGGAAAAATTATAAAAAATAAACCAAGAAAATTAATTGAGAACTTAGATGAAATTCCATTTCCTGCAAGACATCTTCTTCCATTAGATAGATATACAATTTTAGGAGAAAGACATAGACTTGGTAATGTTATGACAAGTAGAGGTTGTCCATTTAGATGTATATTTTGCTCTTCCTCTCTTTTCTATGGTAGAAGATTTAGAGCAAGAAGTCCAAAAAATGTTGTAGATGAAATTGAAGAATTAGTTTATAAATATAATATTAAATCTATTGAAATTGTTGATGATACTTTTACAATTAATATTAAAAGAGCATGGGAAATTGCAAAAGAAATTATAAATCGTGGTTTAGATATTTGGTGGGCTTGTGGTGCTAGAGTAGATTTAGTAACAAAAGGACTTCTTAAAATATTCAAAAAAGCAGGATGTGAAGTTATATATTATGGAATAGAATCTGGATCTGAAAAAGTTTTAAAAATTTTAAAAAAAGGAATTACATTAGAACAAGTTAAGAAAGCAGTAAAATGGGCAAAGGAAGTTAGTTTAGAAGTTGTTGGATCTTTTATAATAGGAACACCTGGTGAAACTAAAGAAGATGTAATGAAAACTATAAAATTTGCTAAGGATTGTGATTTAGATTTTGCTCAATTCACTGCTATGACTCCTTATCCTGGTACTGAAGTTTATGAAGTTGCAAAAAAAGAAGGATTATTACTTACAAAAGATTGGTCTAAATATACAACAATACTTCCAGTAATGAGAACAAAAGAGTTATCTGAAAAAGAAATTTCATCATTAATAGATAAAGCATATAAATCATTCTATTTAAGACCTAAATTTATTATAAAACAATTAATGAAAGGAAGATTTAAGTGGATTTTTCCAGTAATAAAGAATTATTTATTAAGAAGAAAATAA
- a CDS encoding phenylacetate--CoA ligase gives MYNLTKSEIRDIQNKRLRHIIKYVYENSSFYRKRLSGIDIDNIRTKDDLRKIPFTTKDDIRDNYPFGLICTDFSKIVRFHASSGTTGNPTVVAYTMQDIDNWAELCKRCLEIVGVTSEDIVQVSYGYGLFTGGLGLHYGAERLGAKVIPASAGNTKRQIKLMKDLGTTVICCTPSYGLFLAEVAKEEGLNPKKDLKLKAGIFGAEPWSENTRKKLEESFVENAYDIYGMSELYGPGVAMECKYKNGLHVWEDHYIVEIIDPNTGEVLESGEKGEMVVTTLTKEAMPLLRYRTRDITILEEESCDCGLNHARIMRILGRTDDMLKIRGVCVFPSQIEEIIMRINWLSPHYQIIADREGVMDKLIVRVEVAEEFKTDKLTDLVNLQNKLEEELKDALGINAAVELVEPKKIPRSEGKAQRVVDLRKIRGLL, from the coding sequence ATGTATAATCTCACAAAGTCTGAAATTAGAGATATTCAAAACAAAAGATTAAGGCATATTATAAAATATGTTTATGAAAATTCTTCATTTTATAGAAAAAGACTTAGTGGAATTGATATAGATAATATAAGAACAAAAGATGACTTAAGAAAAATACCTTTTACTACAAAAGATGATATTAGAGATAATTATCCATTTGGTTTAATATGCACAGATTTTTCAAAAATTGTTAGATTTCATGCTTCTTCTGGTACTACTGGAAATCCAACTGTTGTTGCATATACTATGCAAGATATAGATAATTGGGCAGAATTATGTAAAAGATGTCTTGAAATAGTTGGAGTAACTTCAGAAGATATAGTTCAAGTTTCTTATGGTTATGGTTTATTTACTGGTGGATTAGGACTTCATTATGGTGCTGAAAGATTAGGTGCAAAAGTAATACCAGCTAGTGCTGGAAATACAAAAAGACAAATAAAATTAATGAAAGATCTTGGAACTACTGTTATATGTTGTACTCCTTCATATGGTTTATTTTTAGCAGAAGTAGCAAAAGAAGAAGGATTAAATCCAAAAAAAGATCTTAAACTTAAAGCTGGAATATTTGGAGCAGAACCTTGGTCTGAAAATACAAGAAAAAAATTAGAAGAAAGTTTTGTAGAAAATGCTTATGATATCTATGGAATGTCTGAACTTTATGGACCTGGAGTAGCTATGGAATGTAAATATAAAAATGGGCTTCATGTTTGGGAAGATCATTACATAGTAGAAATAATTGATCCAAATACAGGAGAAGTTCTTGAGTCTGGAGAAAAAGGAGAAATGGTAGTAACTACATTAACTAAAGAAGCCATGCCTCTTTTAAGATATAGAACAAGAGATATTACTATATTAGAAGAAGAGTCTTGTGATTGTGGTCTTAATCATGCAAGAATTATGAGAATACTTGGAAGAACAGATGATATGCTTAAGATAAGAGGAGTATGTGTATTTCCAAGTCAAATAGAAGAAATAATAATGAGAATTAATTGGTTATCTCCACATTATCAAATAATTGCTGATAGAGAAGGTGTAATGGATAAATTAATAGTTAGAGTAGAAGTAGCAGAAGAATTTAAAACTGATAAATTAACAGATCTTGTTAATTTACAAAATAAATTAGAGGAAGAACTCAAGGATGCTTTGGGAATTAATGCTGCAGTAGAACTTGTAGAACCAAAGAAAATACCTAGAAGTGAAGGAAAAGCTCAAAGAGTTGTAGATCTTAGAAAAATTAGGGGATTATTATGA
- a CDS encoding acetolactate synthase, with protein sequence MKQISVFLENRPGRLANLLKILKDNEINILAMGIAEAGNYGIVRLILDQPDKAIEILRNMNMAVNKAEVIIVDMELLADVAKILGSAEINIEYAYTMDQKKAVLKVSDDKKALEALRKCGIEVIV encoded by the coding sequence ATGAAGCAAATTAGTGTATTTTTAGAAAATCGCCCAGGAAGATTAGCAAATCTTTTAAAAATATTAAAGGATAATGAAATAAATATATTAGCAATGGGAATTGCTGAAGCTGGTAATTATGGAATAGTAAGGCTAATTTTAGATCAACCTGATAAAGCAATAGAAATTCTTAGAAATATGAATATGGCAGTAAATAAAGCAGAAGTCATAATAGTAGACATGGAATTGCTTGCAGATGTTGCAAAAATATTGGGAAGTGCTGAAATTAATATAGAATATGCATATACTATGGATCAGAAAAAAGCTGTATTGAAAGTAAGTGATGATAAAAAGGCATTAGAAGCTTTGAGAAAATGTGGAATAGAAGTTATTGTTTAA
- a CDS encoding chromatin protein Cren7, with product MAKCPKCGTEVPQPTKTWTLAPKGRKPVTVGLFKCPSCGAYFRAAVAK from the coding sequence ATGGCAAAATGTCCAAAATGTGGAACTGAAGTTCCACAACCAACAAAAACATGGACGTTAGCTCCAAAAGGAAGAAAGCCTGTTACTGTTGGATTATTTAAATGTCCAAGTTGTGGAGCCTACTTCAGAGCTGCAGTTGCAAAATAA
- a CDS encoding aminotransferase class I/II-fold pyridoxal phosphate-dependent enzyme: MLEKKIPPSPISIIELVEKIEKEKDIHVIRLDVAEPMFAPPWSAVKGTVDAVLKGKYKYSPSAGIFELRKAISEYLMKTRGLKYSEDEILITVGGKFASFSFFLGLLKPRDSVVLIKPYWSSFKAIPLMLNIKVIEVWSKYPYHLDEEKLKKVMSKKPKAIVINSPNNPTGGILDENDLKLLKDLAEDYNFYVLSDEIDWAYVYNGKIFKSPASLLRDRTIIVDGFSKVFSMSGWRVGFAAGPKELIKNLKIVQEHTVSSPTTFAQYGCLSVLEKYEEYLSIIIKECERKRKIAVEELNKSEKIECPLPEGGFYVYPKIKGYKSTLEFAKMLLEQKAVSVIPGDFFGDYRGHFRISYALSDEELIEGIKRILDFIKK; this comes from the coding sequence ATGTTAGAAAAGAAAATACCTCCATCTCCAATATCAATAATTGAGCTTGTGGAAAAAATTGAAAAAGAGAAGGACATTCATGTAATAAGATTAGATGTAGCTGAACCAATGTTTGCACCACCATGGTCTGCAGTTAAAGGTACTGTAGATGCTGTTCTTAAAGGAAAATATAAATATTCACCAAGTGCAGGAATATTTGAACTTAGAAAAGCAATATCAGAATACTTAATGAAAACAAGAGGTTTAAAATATTCTGAAGATGAAATTTTAATAACTGTAGGAGGAAAATTTGCAAGTTTTTCTTTTTTTCTTGGACTTTTAAAACCAAGAGATTCTGTAGTATTAATAAAACCATATTGGAGTAGTTTTAAAGCCATACCTTTAATGTTAAATATAAAAGTTATTGAAGTATGGTCTAAATATCCTTATCATTTAGATGAAGAAAAATTAAAAAAAGTGATGAGTAAAAAACCAAAAGCCATAGTTATAAATTCACCAAATAATCCAACTGGTGGTATTTTAGATGAAAATGATTTAAAACTTTTAAAAGATTTAGCTGAAGATTATAATTTTTATGTACTTTCAGATGAAATAGATTGGGCATATGTTTACAATGGTAAAATATTCAAATCTCCTGCATCTTTATTAAGAGATAGAACTATTATTGTAGATGGATTTTCTAAAGTATTCTCTATGAGTGGATGGAGAGTAGGCTTTGCTGCAGGTCCAAAAGAACTTATAAAAAATTTAAAAATTGTACAAGAACATACAGTAAGTTCACCAACAACTTTTGCACAATATGGTTGTTTATCTGTTCTTGAGAAATATGAAGAATATTTATCAATTATTATAAAAGAATGTGAAAGAAAAAGGAAAATTGCTGTAGAAGAACTTAATAAATCAGAAAAAATTGAATGTCCTCTTCCAGAAGGAGGTTTTTATGTTTATCCAAAGATAAAAGGTTATAAAAGTACTTTAGAATTTGCTAAGATGCTTTTAGAACAAAAAGCAGTTTCAGTAATTCCAGGAGATTTCTTTGGAGATTATAGAGGACATTTTAGAATTTCATATGCATTATCAGATGAAGAATTAATTGAAGGAATTAAAAGAATTTTAGATTTTATAAAAAAATAG
- a CDS encoding inorganic phosphate transporter: METLFLVIGLLLSFIMAMNIGGNDAANPTSVAVGSGIISLKKALLLFAIFTITGALLQGHMVMKTIGRGVVSEIDIMGAFLIVLSANIWIFFATMKGMAISTTHSIVSAVVGYGLFKYGLYGINFNVVSTILISWITSPLCSFLLSILFFNFFKIIIKSKSSITIEKIFKIMIVFSLAFSAYSFGANDVANASGVYVTIASKLGNIPDLNAMFILALFSSLGIILGGLIFGPRVIRTLAFRITRLDLVSALAAGLANAFVVYLFTVIPYILFGYGMPISTSYAAVGAILGAGSARKSINKIITLKLFSYWILTVPFNIFLTISLLWLFNVLL, from the coding sequence ATGGAAACACTATTCTTAGTAATTGGACTATTGCTATCATTTATAATGGCAATGAATATAGGTGGAAATGATGCTGCCAATCCTACTAGTGTAGCTGTAGGCTCTGGTATAATTTCACTTAAAAAAGCACTTCTTTTATTTGCAATTTTTACAATTACTGGAGCTTTATTACAAGGACATATGGTAATGAAAACTATTGGTAGAGGAGTAGTATCAGAAATAGACATTATGGGGGCTTTTTTAATTGTACTTTCTGCAAATATTTGGATTTTTTTTGCAACTATGAAAGGAATGGCAATTTCTACTACTCATTCAATTGTAAGTGCTGTTGTAGGTTATGGTTTATTTAAATATGGACTTTATGGAATAAATTTTAATGTTGTTTCTACAATTTTAATAAGTTGGATAACTTCACCTTTATGTAGTTTCTTATTATCTATATTATTTTTTAATTTTTTCAAAATAATAATAAAATCAAAAAGTAGTATAACTATTGAAAAAATTTTTAAAATAATGATTGTTTTTTCCTTAGCTTTTTCAGCATATTCATTTGGTGCAAATGATGTTGCAAATGCAAGTGGAGTTTATGTCACAATAGCTTCAAAATTAGGAAATATTCCTGATTTAAATGCTATGTTTATTCTTGCTCTTTTCAGCTCACTTGGAATAATATTAGGTGGATTAATATTTGGCCCAAGAGTAATAAGAACATTAGCATTTAGAATTACAAGATTAGATTTGGTATCAGCACTTGCTGCAGGTTTGGCAAATGCATTTGTTGTTTATTTATTTACGGTAATTCCTTATATTTTATTTGGATATGGAATGCCTATATCTACATCTTATGCAGCAGTTGGTGCAATATTAGGTGCTGGAAGTGCTAGAAAATCAATTAATAAAATTATAACATTAAAATTATTTTCATATTGGATACTTACAGTACCATTTAATATATTTTTAACAATTTCACTTCTATGGTTATTTAATGTTTTGCTCTAA